One stretch of Prunus persica cultivar Lovell chromosome G1, Prunus_persica_NCBIv2, whole genome shotgun sequence DNA includes these proteins:
- the LOC109946497 gene encoding uncharacterized protein LOC109946497: MKACASFSLPPQRRGPELVLQAPPPHINSFDSLKQTFLDHFMIQTDRLYSADDLYMLRQAEDKPLREYAARFSHEYSRCPDTDDRAAFGAFKSGLRESNFRYLVHSNSWNTYAELMKQAAVHAKAEYFNSKRGPANLMRNAFADPPPASAPAPAPPQHSTPAPSAQDNQQHKRKDSYQHPFGNNKRGRHGNHHYSSGGNPPRPADRAPLPFTPRPRFEVFTTLNTTYENVLVREAPIIPKPPPRRPSSKPLPNTGVFYRFHQFSGHDTESCVALRNIIEGLIREGKLDNYVRNIPAPPNPHQRQINMISTISGGPTLAGTSNNSIKHYVRSTYAHQVFSTEQGRLPKTHRTGWAPITFCEEEERGVILPHDDPLIIRADISNFDVGRILVDTGSSVSVMFAEAFNELQVPPHLLDRSITPLVSFSGDVVQPIGSIHLPISIGAAPQRTTITTPFLIVDCPTAYNVILGRPALAQMRAFISTHMLLLKFPTPNGPGTVRGDQLGARSCYASAVKSTNRQPRSEALSVTMAPAPPQAGTEPPEDPREESIAPQA; encoded by the coding sequence ATGAAGGCATGTGCCTCCTTTTCCCTTCCACCTCAGCGGCGCGGCCCTGAATTGGTTCTACAGGCTCCACCCCCGCACATCAACTCCTTCGATAGTCTCAAGCAGACGTTCCTGGACCATTTTATGATCCAAACTGATCGCCTATACTCTGCCGACGACTTGTATATGCTTAGGCAGGCTGAGGACAAACCCCTTCGGGAATATGCAGCTCGGTTCAGTCATGAGTACTCCCGCTGCCCAGACACTGACGATCGCGCTGCGTTCGGCGCTTTTAAGAGCGGCCTCCGCGAGTCCAACTTCCGCTACCTTGTTCATAGCAACAGTTGGAACACATATGCAGAGCTGATGAAGCAGGCAGCGGTCCATGCTAAGGCCGAATACTTCAATTCCAAGCGTGGCCCAGCTAACCTGATGCGCAACGCTTTCGCTGATCCTCCACCTGCTTCAGCACCCGCCCCAGCCCCACCTCAGCATTCTACCCCTGCCCCGAGTGCCCAGGACAACCAACAACATAAGCGGAAGGATAGCTACCAGCATCCCTTCGGTAATAACAAACGTGGCAGACATGGCAACCACCACTACTCTAGTGGAGGCAACCCTCCTAGACCTGCTGATCGGGCCCCACTTCCATTCACACCCAGGCCCAGGTTCGAAGTATTTACCACCCTCAACACCACCTACGAGAATGTCCTGGTGCGTGAAGCTCCTATCATCCCCAAGCCACCCCCCCGGAGACCATCTAGCAAGCCCCTGCCAAACACGGGTGTCTTCTACCGCTTTCATCAATTCAGCGGCCATGACACCGAATCTTGTGTTGCCTTGCGCAACATAATTGAAGGGCTCATCCGCGAGGGAAAGCTGGACAACTATGTACGCAACATACCAGCCCCGCCTAACCCTCACCAACGACAAATCAACATGATCTCCACCATCAGCGGAGGTCCTACCCTGGCTGGCacctccaacaactccatcaaacattatgtccGCTCCACCTATGCGCACCAGGTCTTCAGCACCGAGCAGGGACGCTTGCCAAAGACCCACAGGACTGGCTGGGCCCCCATTACCTTctgcgaggaggaggagcgtgGTGTTATCCTCCCCCATGACGATCCACTCATTATCCGGGCTGACATTTCTAACTTCGACGTTGGGCGTATCCTGGTGGACACTGGCAGCTCGGTCAGTGTGATGTTTGCCGAAGCCTTCAATGAACTCCAGGTCCCGCCTCACCTACTCGACCGAAGCATCACACCCCTTGTGAGCTTCTCGGGTGATGTGGTCCAGCCCATTGGCAGCATTCATCTCCCTATCTCAATTGGGGCCGCACCCCAGCGGACGACGATCACTACCCCCTTCCTTATCGTCGATTGCCCCACAGCCTACAACGTCATCCTCGGCCGCCCAGCCCTGGCCCAAATGAGAGCTTTTATTTCCACGCATATGCTGCTGTTGAAGTTTCCCACTCCTAATGGCCCAGGCACGGTGCGCGGCGACCAACTCGGGGCCCGAAGCTGCTATGCTTCAGCAGTAAAATCCACCAATCGCCAACCTAGGAGCGAGGCCCTTTCGGTAACCATGGCTCCCGCCCCTCCTCAAGCTGGCACAGAACCACCTGAAGACCCAAGGGAGGAGTCCATCGCACCACAGGCTTAA
- the LOC109946494 gene encoding uncharacterized protein LOC109946494, which yields MRLCGEDISEEDMLEKTLSTFHASNVFLQQQYRHSGFKKYSELEVNATSSRGSIHKRGRGGKRGRWQGSRKDRGARSEGFGPRSGPSTNGKNTSRNKGKAQMSHVPRNVESTCHRCGAKGHWVRACRTPKHLADLYQASLKNRKVEINYIDHAPPATDGSSEISRQLNKTHLDVSDFVTEKGNEASESELD from the exons atgaggctatGTGGGGAAGATATATCTGAGGAGGATATGCTCGAAAAAACTCTgagcacttttcatgcttcaaatgtcTTCCTTCAGCAGCAATACAGACatagcggtttcaagaagtactCGGAACTT GAAGTGAATGCCACTTCATCTCGTGGTAGTATCCACAAACGTGGGCGAGGGGGCAAGCGTGGCCGCTGGCAAGGAAGCAGAAAAGATCGTGGTGCTCGTTCAGAGGGTTTCGGTCCAAGAAGCGGTCCATCCACGAATGGCAAAAATACATCCCGTAATAAGGGAAAGGCACAGATGAGCCatgtgcctagaaatgttgaaagcaCTTGTCACAGATGTGGTGCAAAGGGACACTGGGTGCGCGCATGTCGTACGCCCAAGCATTTGGCGGATCTCTatcaagcttcacttaagaacaggaaagtggagataaattaTATTGATCATGCTCCACCAGCCACAGATggctcatcagaaatatcGCGTCAGCTAAACAAGACGCATCTGGATGTTTCTGACTTTGTTACTGAAAAAGGGAATGAAGCTTCTGagtccgaattagattaa